One region of Streptococcus parasanguinis genomic DNA includes:
- the hutI gene encoding imidazolonepropionase — MSADILLTHFNQLFCPNDLGHPLYGKEMAEAQILSDAYIAIKDGKILAVGTGQPEPELIDDHTEVKSCEGKVATPGLIDCHTHLVYGGSREHEFAKKLAGVSYLDILAQGGGILSTVRATREASFENLYDKSKRLLDYMLRHGVTTVEAKSGYGLDWETEKRQLDVVAALDRDHQIDLVSTFMAAHAIPTEYKGRSQEYLDLIVEQMLPKVKEEKLAEFCDIFCEKGVFTADESRYLLSKAKEMGFKLRIHADEIESIGGVDVAAELESTSAEHLMVITDEGIQKLAAAKVIGNLLPATTFSLMEDTYAPARKMLDAGMAITLTTDSNPGSCPTANLQFAMHLGCFMMRLTPVEILNAVTINAAYSVDRAKTIGSFDVGKQADITIFDAPNLDYLFYFFATNLVTDVYKKGQKVI, encoded by the coding sequence ATGTCTGCTGATATCCTATTAACCCACTTTAACCAATTGTTTTGTCCGAATGATCTAGGCCATCCTCTCTATGGAAAAGAGATGGCAGAAGCGCAAATCCTTTCCGATGCTTATATCGCTATTAAGGATGGAAAAATTCTTGCAGTTGGGACAGGTCAACCAGAACCAGAACTGATTGATGACCATACGGAAGTGAAATCCTGTGAAGGAAAAGTTGCGACTCCTGGCCTGATTGACTGCCATACCCACTTGGTCTATGGAGGTAGTCGTGAACATGAATTTGCGAAAAAATTAGCGGGTGTTTCTTACTTAGACATCCTCGCCCAAGGCGGTGGAATTCTGAGCACGGTTCGGGCGACACGGGAAGCTTCTTTTGAAAATCTCTATGACAAGTCCAAACGACTGTTGGATTACATGTTGCGTCATGGAGTGACCACTGTCGAAGCCAAGAGTGGCTATGGTTTGGATTGGGAAACTGAAAAACGCCAGTTGGATGTTGTGGCTGCACTGGACCGTGATCATCAAATAGACTTGGTTTCGACCTTTATGGCAGCCCATGCGATCCCAACAGAGTACAAGGGCCGTTCCCAAGAATATTTAGATCTCATTGTGGAACAAATGCTTCCCAAAGTGAAGGAAGAAAAACTAGCTGAGTTCTGTGATATCTTCTGTGAAAAAGGTGTCTTTACAGCAGATGAATCTCGCTATCTTCTTTCAAAAGCTAAGGAGATGGGATTCAAACTGCGGATTCATGCCGATGAGATCGAATCCATTGGTGGCGTGGATGTGGCGGCGGAATTGGAATCTACAAGCGCAGAACACTTGATGGTGATTACGGATGAAGGCATTCAAAAATTAGCTGCAGCAAAAGTGATTGGAAATCTTTTGCCAGCTACAACCTTCAGCCTCATGGAAGATACTTATGCACCGGCTCGTAAGATGTTGGACGCTGGGATGGCCATTACCCTAACAACGGACAGCAACCCAGGGTCTTGTCCAACAGCCAATCTCCAGTTTGCCATGCATCTAGGTTGCTTCATGATGCGCCTAACTCCAGTAGAAATTCTCAATGCAGTGACCATCAATGCGGCCTATTCAGTTGATCGTGCTAAAACAATCGGCTCTTTCGATGTTGGCAAACAGGCCGACATTACCATCTTTGATGCACCAAATCTAGATTATCTCTTCTATTTCTTTGCGACAAATCTCGTGACAGATGTCTACAAGAAAGGTCAAAAAGTCATTTAA
- a CDS encoding phosphoketolase family protein yields the protein MTVDYNSKAYLDKVDAWWRAANYISAAQMYLKDNPLLKREVVENDLKAHPIGHWGTVPGQNFIYAHLNRAINKYDLDMFYIEGPGHGGQVMVSNSYLDGSYTELNPNIPQNEEGFKHLCKIFSFPGGIASHAAPETPGSIHEGGELGYALSHAAGAVLDNPDVIAATVIGDGEGETGPLMAGWLSNTFLNPVNDGAILPIFYLNGGKIHNPTIFERKTDEELALFFEGLGWKPIFANVTAISEDHEAAHALFAEKLDEAIEEIKKVQAEARKGSAEEATQPVYPVLIARIPKGWTGPKAWEGTPIEGGFRAHQVPIPVDAHHMEHVDALLSWLESYRPAELFDETGKLVPEIAEIAPKGDRRMAMNPITNAGVIKPMNTADWKKHALQFNTPGEIMAQDMIEFGKYAADLVDANPDNFRIFGPDETKSNRLQEVFTRTSRQWLGRMKPDYDEALSPAGRVIDSQLSEHQAEGMLEGYVLTGRHGFFASYESFLRVVDSMITQHFKWLRKSKTHTTWRKNYPALNLIATSTVFQQDHNGYTHQDPGILTHLAEKTPEYIREYLPADTNSLLAVMDEAFKGEDVINLIVSSKHPRPQFYSATEAEELVREGYKVIDWASTVSADEEPDLVIAAAGTEPNLEALAAITILHKAFPELKIRFVNVVDILKLRHPSVDARGLSDEEFNKVFTTDKPVIFAFHGYEGMIRDIFFNRHNHNLRVHGYRENGDITTPFDMRVMSELDRFHLAQDAANAALGDAASAFAAKMDETIAFHHDYIRENGDDIPEVQNWKWENVNK from the coding sequence ATGACTGTCGATTATAACAGCAAAGCTTACTTGGATAAAGTAGACGCTTGGTGGCGTGCAGCCAACTACATTTCAGCTGCTCAAATGTACTTGAAAGATAACCCATTGTTGAAGCGCGAAGTCGTTGAAAATGACTTGAAGGCTCACCCAATCGGACACTGGGGAACTGTACCAGGGCAAAACTTTATCTATGCTCACTTGAACCGTGCCATCAACAAATACGACTTGGATATGTTCTATATTGAAGGACCAGGTCACGGTGGACAAGTAATGGTATCGAACTCTTACTTAGATGGTTCTTATACTGAATTGAATCCAAACATCCCACAAAATGAAGAAGGTTTCAAACACTTGTGTAAGATCTTCTCATTCCCAGGAGGAATTGCTTCTCACGCAGCGCCTGAAACACCAGGATCTATCCACGAAGGTGGAGAACTTGGTTATGCCCTTTCTCACGCTGCTGGTGCTGTATTGGATAATCCAGATGTGATTGCTGCCACAGTTATCGGTGACGGTGAAGGAGAAACAGGTCCATTGATGGCTGGTTGGTTGTCAAATACTTTCTTGAACCCAGTCAACGATGGGGCTATCCTTCCAATCTTCTACCTCAACGGTGGGAAGATCCACAACCCAACCATCTTCGAACGCAAAACAGACGAAGAATTGGCCCTCTTCTTTGAAGGTCTTGGATGGAAGCCAATCTTTGCGAATGTCACTGCAATTTCAGAAGACCACGAAGCTGCACACGCTTTGTTTGCTGAAAAATTGGACGAAGCAATTGAAGAAATCAAGAAAGTCCAAGCAGAAGCTCGTAAAGGTTCTGCTGAAGAAGCAACTCAACCAGTTTACCCTGTCTTGATTGCTCGTATTCCTAAAGGTTGGACTGGTCCAAAAGCATGGGAAGGAACACCTATCGAGGGTGGATTCCGTGCGCACCAAGTTCCAATCCCAGTAGATGCTCACCACATGGAGCATGTCGATGCTCTTCTTTCATGGTTGGAATCTTACCGCCCAGCTGAATTGTTCGACGAAACTGGTAAACTAGTTCCTGAAATTGCGGAAATTGCACCAAAAGGTGACCGTCGCATGGCGATGAACCCAATCACAAATGCTGGTGTGATCAAACCAATGAACACAGCTGATTGGAAGAAACATGCCCTTCAATTCAACACACCAGGTGAAATCATGGCTCAAGACATGATCGAATTTGGTAAGTATGCGGCAGACTTGGTAGATGCGAACCCAGATAACTTCCGTATCTTCGGTCCAGACGAAACCAAATCAAACCGTCTTCAAGAAGTCTTCACTCGTACAAGCCGTCAATGGTTAGGACGTATGAAACCAGACTACGATGAAGCCTTGAGCCCTGCTGGTCGTGTCATTGACTCTCAATTGTCAGAGCACCAAGCAGAAGGTATGCTTGAAGGATATGTCTTGACAGGTCGTCATGGATTCTTCGCCTCTTACGAATCCTTCCTTCGTGTTGTGGATTCTATGATCACTCAACACTTCAAATGGTTGCGTAAGTCTAAGACACATACAACATGGCGTAAAAACTACCCAGCCTTGAACTTGATTGCAACTTCAACTGTTTTCCAACAAGACCACAATGGCTACACTCACCAAGATCCAGGTATCTTGACTCACTTGGCTGAGAAAACTCCTGAATACATCCGTGAATACTTGCCAGCAGATACCAATAGCTTGCTTGCGGTAATGGATGAAGCCTTCAAGGGAGAAGATGTGATCAACTTGATTGTTTCTTCTAAACACCCACGTCCTCAATTCTACTCAGCAACTGAAGCAGAAGAATTGGTTCGTGAAGGATACAAGGTGATCGATTGGGCATCAACTGTTTCAGCAGATGAAGAGCCAGATCTTGTTATTGCAGCTGCAGGTACAGAGCCAAACTTAGAAGCTCTTGCAGCCATCACAATCTTGCACAAAGCCTTCCCAGAATTGAAGATCCGCTTTGTCAACGTTGTGGATATCTTGAAATTGCGTCACCCATCCGTTGATGCGCGTGGACTTTCAGATGAAGAATTTAACAAAGTCTTCACAACGGATAAACCAGTCATCTTTGCTTTCCATGGTTACGAAGGCATGATCCGTGATATCTTCTTCAACCGTCACAACCATAACCTTCGTGTACATGGTTACCGTGAAAACGGGGATATCACCACACCATTTGATATGCGTGTGATGTCTGAGTTGGATCGCTTCCACTTGGCACAAGATGCAGCTAATGCAGCTCTTGGAGATGCAGCAAGCGCATTTGCAGCGAAGATGGATGAAACAATCGCCTTCCACCATGACTACATCCGTGAAAACGGAGACGACATTCCAGAAGTTCAAAACTGGAAATGGGAAAACGTGAATAAATAA